A section of the Acidobacteriota bacterium genome encodes:
- a CDS encoding TonB-dependent receptor, producing MPSKNIWVSQWLTVLGLCLICSTLVSAQGTSGRILGRVADPSGAVLANVKVTLINEATGVSRNVVSNEAGDYTFPDVPVGAYRAEFDLAGFKKNVRREITMQISQVLTLNMVMQVGEARETVEVTSEAPLVDTSSTQLGAIVNDRAVSQLPLNARDTYQLLSLQPGVQSQTGTDLFYGSDRAGVVSVNGGRGRSNNFSVNGGDANDQFANLPAVQPSPDTIEEFRVLTNTFDAEYGRNSGAVVNVVTKSGSNAFHGNLFEFFRNKVLNSKGYFDSEKPDFKQNQFGGTFGGPIKKDRSFFFTSYEGRRIRQGISSESVTVPSEDFRNGIFTGDFNGVITDQTVADVFNSRPGCSAAVADAEGVPITAGAAYAEVFTGSRIPVECMDPTAVDLMTQFVPSANRPDGTFQTVAGVHKDRTDQFTFKFDHRINDKQNISAYYYFNDSTLFDPYSRFQAGGANVLNFGANTKERYQQWNVTHNWTLRNTLVNEAHFTIFREAQGNFLHPQRTNLVQDSCITVPSSACFNDGTPDNATGIHPGLGASREGVPFIALSGYFNIGNNFEGEIPQIGNSFQFSDSLSWIKGKHSAKFGGDLRYQRFDQTLYYNVNGFYSYFGGGSNDPDLEVPQGDNTTVEDLFPAYLLGLPDTFGQGSAQVENVRSKIFSLFAQDSWKIRPNLTLNYGLRWELFTPLTDVSGHVQSFRPGQTSKTYPCTNTPDMYCPVGLLVPGDPGVPAGLTTTYYKTFAPRIGIAYSPGSSGKTSIRAGWGMFYNPMEQLVLEQFSAEPPFGGSNLISSPLFNTPYQDQAGNDPKPNPFGGIITPPKGQDPDWQRFRSLLLFGQFEPHLRTQYSAQYNINIQRELTKDLVLQVGYVGSQGHRLLASHDINYGNSQTCLDLNSVLGDGTCGPFFADSAFAIEPGTVLPVDFHLPYSANGGGPTVIPAGTTLANGLTLVGLRRYSSPNCDPLTGNNCPADGTPVFSSIFAEDTIANSNYNSFQTSLEKRFSHGLQANVAYTWSKSFDLASSFEGELNPLDFHSTYSLSQFDARHRFILSYVWQLPVPKYSGLAGQVLSGWDISGIYTFQSGFPVRITSSSDQELMYSAFFEYPGEPNQIAPFHKLDPKKDSGNGNGAGYWFDTSAFVESDLGTIGNAKRTICCGPAINNFDFGLHKIFSLSETRRFEFRTEIFNMFNHTQFNNPDGNITDGTDFGRIKRSREPRQVQFALKFFF from the coding sequence ATGCCGTCTAAGAATATTTGGGTTTCGCAGTGGCTTACCGTCCTGGGACTTTGCCTGATTTGTTCCACGCTCGTCTCCGCCCAAGGCACCAGTGGCCGTATCCTGGGCCGCGTTGCAGACCCGTCCGGCGCCGTTCTCGCCAACGTGAAGGTCACCCTGATTAATGAAGCGACGGGCGTGAGCAGGAATGTGGTCAGCAATGAGGCTGGCGACTACACGTTTCCGGACGTACCCGTGGGCGCCTACCGTGCTGAGTTCGACCTTGCCGGCTTCAAGAAGAATGTGCGCCGCGAAATCACAATGCAGATCAGCCAGGTGCTCACCTTGAATATGGTGATGCAGGTCGGCGAGGCCAGGGAAACAGTTGAAGTTACCTCGGAAGCGCCGCTCGTCGATACCAGCAGCACGCAGCTCGGCGCGATCGTGAATGACCGGGCGGTATCGCAATTGCCGCTGAATGCCCGCGACACGTACCAGTTGCTGTCGCTCCAGCCCGGTGTCCAGTCGCAGACTGGTACGGACCTGTTTTATGGCAGTGATCGCGCGGGAGTCGTTTCGGTAAATGGCGGCCGTGGACGCTCCAACAATTTCAGCGTCAACGGCGGCGATGCCAACGACCAGTTCGCCAACCTTCCGGCCGTGCAACCCAGTCCTGACACCATTGAGGAATTCCGCGTGCTTACCAATACGTTTGACGCGGAGTACGGCCGCAACTCGGGCGCGGTTGTCAACGTGGTGACCAAGTCTGGCAGTAACGCTTTTCACGGCAACCTGTTCGAATTTTTCCGCAACAAAGTCCTGAATTCGAAGGGCTACTTTGATAGTGAGAAGCCCGATTTCAAACAGAATCAATTTGGCGGAACCTTTGGCGGGCCAATCAAGAAGGATCGGAGTTTCTTCTTTACTTCGTATGAAGGGCGCCGGATACGGCAGGGAATTTCTTCTGAGAGCGTGACCGTTCCGAGCGAGGATTTCCGTAATGGAATCTTCACGGGCGATTTCAATGGCGTCATTACCGATCAAACGGTGGCGGACGTGTTCAATAGTCGTCCCGGATGCAGTGCGGCTGTCGCGGATGCAGAGGGCGTTCCCATCACAGCCGGCGCGGCCTACGCTGAGGTCTTTACGGGCTCTCGGATTCCGGTCGAGTGCATGGATCCAACGGCGGTCGATCTGATGACCCAGTTTGTGCCCTCCGCCAATCGCCCGGATGGCACATTCCAGACGGTGGCCGGAGTCCACAAGGATCGCACCGATCAGTTCACCTTCAAATTTGATCACCGCATCAACGACAAGCAGAATATTTCCGCGTACTACTACTTCAACGACAGCACGCTCTTCGATCCTTACTCGCGATTTCAGGCAGGCGGCGCCAATGTGCTGAACTTTGGAGCCAATACGAAAGAGCGCTACCAGCAATGGAACGTCACTCACAATTGGACGCTGCGCAACACCCTGGTGAACGAAGCGCATTTCACCATTTTCCGGGAGGCACAGGGCAATTTCCTTCATCCCCAGCGGACGAACCTGGTGCAGGATTCTTGCATCACGGTTCCCTCCAGCGCCTGTTTCAATGACGGAACTCCGGACAACGCAACCGGTATTCATCCGGGACTGGGTGCGAGCCGCGAAGGTGTTCCCTTTATTGCGCTGTCTGGGTACTTCAATATTGGAAACAACTTCGAAGGCGAAATTCCTCAGATCGGGAACAGTTTCCAGTTCTCCGATAGCCTGAGTTGGATCAAGGGAAAACACTCCGCGAAATTTGGCGGTGATCTTCGTTACCAGCGCTTCGATCAGACTCTGTACTACAACGTTAACGGCTTCTACAGCTATTTCGGCGGCGGCAGCAACGATCCGGACCTGGAAGTCCCGCAGGGTGACAATACGACCGTCGAGGATCTCTTCCCGGCGTACCTGTTGGGATTGCCCGACACTTTTGGACAGGGCTCGGCGCAGGTGGAGAATGTGCGCAGCAAGATTTTCTCCCTCTTTGCCCAAGACAGCTGGAAGATTCGGCCGAACCTGACCCTGAACTACGGCCTGCGGTGGGAACTGTTCACACCGCTTACTGACGTGAGCGGCCACGTACAAAGTTTCCGTCCCGGCCAAACCAGTAAGACCTATCCTTGTACGAACACTCCGGACATGTACTGTCCAGTGGGATTGCTCGTGCCCGGAGATCCGGGAGTTCCTGCCGGGCTAACCACGACCTACTACAAGACTTTCGCACCACGCATCGGCATCGCGTATAGCCCCGGCTCTTCGGGCAAGACCAGCATTCGCGCCGGTTGGGGAATGTTCTACAACCCGATGGAACAGTTGGTGCTGGAGCAATTCAGCGCTGAACCGCCATTCGGTGGAAGCAACCTGATCAGTTCTCCCCTCTTCAACACTCCGTACCAGGACCAGGCTGGCAATGATCCCAAGCCGAATCCTTTCGGCGGCATCATTACTCCGCCTAAGGGGCAGGATCCCGACTGGCAGCGATTCCGGTCGTTACTCCTCTTCGGACAATTTGAGCCTCACTTGCGAACGCAGTACTCCGCGCAATACAACATCAACATTCAGCGCGAACTGACGAAGGACCTGGTTTTGCAGGTGGGCTATGTGGGTTCGCAGGGACACCGGTTGCTCGCGAGCCATGACATTAACTATGGCAACTCGCAGACTTGCCTCGACCTGAACTCAGTATTGGGCGATGGGACTTGCGGCCCGTTTTTTGCGGACAGCGCGTTTGCGATCGAACCCGGAACTGTCTTGCCGGTCGATTTCCATCTGCCCTATTCCGCCAACGGCGGTGGACCGACAGTGATTCCGGCGGGCACGACTCTTGCCAACGGGCTCACTCTGGTTGGACTGCGCCGCTACTCCTCGCCGAATTGCGATCCGCTGACGGGCAACAATTGCCCGGCGGATGGCACGCCGGTGTTCTCCAGCATCTTCGCCGAAGATACGATTGCCAATTCCAACTACAACTCGTTTCAGACCTCGCTGGAAAAACGCTTTTCACACGGACTTCAGGCCAACGTTGCGTATACCTGGAGCAAGTCGTTCGATTTGGCTTCCAGCTTTGAAGGTGAGTTGAATCCTCTCGACTTCCACAGCACCTATTCGCTTTCGCAGTTCGACGCGCGTCACCGGTTTATTTTGAGTTACGTGTGGCAACTGCCGGTCCCAAAATATTCCGGCCTCGCAGGTCAGGTGTTGTCGGGCTGGGATATATCGGGCATCTACACGTTCCAGAGCGGTTTCCCGGTTCGTATCACTTCGTCATCGGATCAGGAGCTGATGTATAGCGCGTTCTTCGAGTATCCCGGCGAGCCCAACCAGATCGCACCTTTCCACAAACTCGATCCCAAGAAAGATTCGGGGAACGGCAACGGGGCGGGCTACTGGTTTGATACCTCGGCGTTTGTCGAAAGCGACCTGGGAACAATCGGCAATGCCAAGCGAACCATTTGTTGTGGACCGGCCATTAATAACTTCGACTTCGGCCTCCACAAGATATTTTCGTTGAGTGAAACCCGCCGGTTTGAATTCCGGACGGAAATTTTCAACATGTTCAACCACACACAATTCAACAATCCAGATGGCAACATCACGGATGGCACGGATTTTGGCCGTATCAAGCGCAGCCGCGAGCCGCGACAGGTACAATTTGCTTTGAAGTTTTTCTTCTAG
- a CDS encoding MerR family transcriptional regulator has translation MANNIAGDAKSYLKIGDVARIVGVSPSAIRGWESLGLTRPLRTESRYRLYSDDDVRQLKKARYLRKVRGLNAPAIVQMLKREGTLRPPNDGAASAIGPRLRQLRSKHNLSLAEVAKSVSISVGFLSAIERSHMSASVGTLRKLARFYKTNILDFFGPTEADTPLVRPQTRKALEAGPGVRMELLASGPTVMEPHLFRIAPQSGSGESYAHEGEEFLFLLRGELTISLADQEYSLKRGDSFYFQSATPHHWRNPGRSETWVLWINTPPTF, from the coding sequence ATGGCGAATAATATTGCGGGCGACGCAAAATCCTATCTGAAGATCGGCGACGTTGCCCGGATCGTGGGCGTGTCTCCCTCGGCGATTCGGGGATGGGAGAGCCTTGGACTCACGCGTCCGCTACGCACGGAGAGCCGTTACCGGCTCTACAGCGATGACGATGTTCGGCAATTGAAGAAGGCGCGCTATCTCCGCAAAGTTAGAGGACTGAATGCGCCCGCGATCGTGCAGATGCTGAAACGAGAGGGCACGCTCAGACCGCCCAACGATGGTGCGGCTAGTGCGATTGGTCCGCGGTTGCGGCAGTTGCGGAGCAAGCACAACCTGAGTCTGGCCGAAGTCGCAAAATCAGTCAGTATTTCCGTCGGGTTCCTGAGCGCGATTGAACGCTCGCACATGAGCGCGTCGGTCGGCACGCTCCGTAAGCTGGCGCGTTTCTACAAGACAAACATTTTGGATTTTTTTGGTCCGACCGAAGCCGATACGCCGCTGGTGCGCCCGCAGACCCGCAAAGCTCTGGAAGCCGGACCGGGCGTACGCATGGAATTGCTGGCCTCGGGTCCCACCGTGATGGAGCCGCACCTGTTTCGAATCGCGCCGCAGTCTGGCAGCGGCGAATCGTACGCGCACGAAGGCGAAGAATTTCTGTTCCTTCTGCGCGGCGAATTGACAATCTCGCTGGCTGACCAGGAGTATTCTCTGAAACGCGGCGACAGCTTCTATTTTCAAAGTGCAACACCGCATCACTGGAGAAATCCAGGACGGAGTGAGACATGGGTACTGTGGATCAACACTCCGCCCACATTCTGA
- a CDS encoding amidohydrolase yields MKSASFIFSLLFIGTLVFAEPSQPADMIVVNARVYTVNAQQAWAEAIAVRGGKIVAVGDNATIKGYQGKETKVIDAAGHLVLPGFTDCHIHFMEGSLGLTQVDLNAAGSVAEIQKRVKEYAESHPNEPWIEGMGWTYPTFKPSGLPDKKILDAVVADRPVFLSAFDGHSSWANSKALAMAGINRNTPDPPNGKIVRDEHGDATGALKEAAGDLISSKIPKPTRQQRLDALRKGIREANKVGLVRVHSAGGDFQYLDLYDELRKHGELSVRFYVAYFLDPPGLTADINQTIDTARKQYDDEWISGGVVKTMLDGVVEAHTAAMLQPYSDDPSQTGKLFWDVSQYQSAIADLDRRGYQIFTHAIGDKGVRTALDAYQHAAEVNHTKDARPRIEHIETINAQDIDRFGKLGVIASQQPLHSYPDEDTLSIWARNIGPERATRPWVWRSIAQKGGVLAFGSDWPVVTLNPWHGVQTAVTRQTREGEPAGGFVPLQRLSVEDTIRAYTLGAAFSGRREKTEGSLEPGKLADFIVLDRDLFKIEPSEISKTEVLLTAVGGKVVYESPDWAHAAAGKK; encoded by the coding sequence TTGAAATCTGCTTCGTTTATTTTTTCCTTGCTCTTCATCGGCACTCTGGTTTTTGCCGAACCTTCCCAACCCGCCGACATGATCGTCGTCAATGCGCGGGTGTACACCGTCAATGCTCAGCAGGCATGGGCCGAGGCGATCGCAGTGCGCGGAGGCAAGATTGTCGCGGTGGGCGACAACGCCACGATCAAAGGCTATCAAGGCAAAGAGACAAAGGTGATTGACGCTGCTGGTCATCTTGTCCTGCCTGGGTTTACCGATTGCCACATTCATTTCATGGAAGGGTCGCTGGGGTTGACGCAGGTGGATCTCAATGCGGCGGGCTCCGTTGCCGAGATCCAGAAGCGCGTGAAGGAGTACGCGGAGAGCCATCCCAATGAGCCCTGGATTGAAGGCATGGGATGGACGTACCCGACCTTCAAACCGTCGGGTCTTCCAGACAAGAAGATTCTTGATGCAGTCGTGGCGGACCGGCCGGTCTTTCTGTCTGCCTTTGACGGCCACAGTTCATGGGCAAACAGCAAAGCATTGGCGATGGCAGGAATCAACCGCAACACTCCTGACCCTCCGAACGGCAAGATCGTTCGCGACGAACATGGCGACGCCACGGGCGCACTGAAGGAAGCGGCCGGCGATCTGATCAGCTCCAAGATCCCGAAACCAACCCGTCAGCAGCGTTTGGACGCCCTCCGCAAAGGCATTCGCGAAGCAAACAAGGTTGGCCTGGTGCGGGTGCACAGCGCCGGCGGCGACTTTCAATATCTCGACCTCTATGACGAGTTGCGCAAACACGGCGAACTCAGTGTGCGTTTCTATGTTGCTTATTTTCTCGATCCTCCTGGGCTAACCGCCGACATCAATCAGACGATCGACACGGCGCGTAAGCAGTATGACGATGAATGGATTTCCGGCGGCGTGGTCAAGACCATGCTCGACGGCGTGGTCGAAGCGCACACCGCTGCCATGCTCCAACCGTATTCCGATGACCCGTCGCAGACCGGCAAACTTTTCTGGGATGTCAGCCAATATCAATCCGCGATCGCCGATCTTGATCGTCGCGGCTACCAGATTTTCACGCACGCGATCGGGGATAAAGGTGTGCGGACGGCACTCGATGCTTACCAGCACGCTGCCGAAGTGAACCATACGAAGGATGCGCGGCCGCGCATCGAACATATCGAAACCATTAATGCTCAAGATATCGATCGCTTTGGCAAGCTCGGCGTCATCGCAAGCCAGCAACCGCTGCATTCTTATCCCGACGAGGACACTCTCAGCATCTGGGCGCGCAACATTGGACCGGAACGCGCCACTCGCCCGTGGGTATGGCGCAGCATCGCGCAGAAAGGCGGAGTGCTTGCCTTCGGCAGCGATTGGCCCGTAGTCACGCTGAATCCGTGGCATGGCGTACAAACGGCCGTCACGCGTCAGACCAGAGAAGGAGAACCCGCCGGAGGATTCGTTCCGCTACAGCGCTTGAGCGTGGAAGATACGATTCGCGCATACACGCTCGGCGCCGCTTTCTCCGGACGCCGCGAGAAAACGGAAGGCTCGCTTGAGCCGGGTAAACTGGCGGACTTCATCGTGCTCGATCGCGATCTGTTCAAGATCGAGCCTTCGGAAATCAGCAAGACTGAAGTGTTGCTGACGGCGGTCGGCGGCAAGGTGGTCTATGAGTCTCCAGATTGGGCGCATGCCGCGGCCGGAAAGAAATAG